The Ectothiorhodospiraceae bacterium BW-2 nucleotide sequence TATGGGAAGCATAGCCCTGAAATTTACAAATTCATAAACAATAATGCACAAAAATTTGAGCACAAACCCAACGCATTTTTCTCTGTAAATGTCGTTGCCAGAAAGCCGGAAAAAAGCCAACCTAACACAAACCCTTACTTACAGAAATTTCTTGCGCAAATTACATGGAAACCAAAGAAACTTGCAGTTTTTGCAGGGAAAATCGAATATCAGAAATATAGTTTTTTTGATCGTTTAATGATTAGGTTAATTATGAAGGTTACCCATGGACCAACCGATCCCAAAACCAATGTAGAATTTACGAATTGGAGTCAAGTGGACGATTTCGGACAAGTTATTAATGAAATGTAACTTATCCATTAAAAATCAAAACAACTTCTGGATGCAGAGACGATGGTCACGGAGAGGCTTGATCTGCTCATTATTAGTCCAAAAGATCTCCAGGCCGCTGGCGGTTGGAGATCCGATCCCGCAGTTCCGCTCGCAAACAGAGGTGCCGTTCAGCCAGAGTAGATCGGCGCTCATCGGGTGAGAGCGCATCTAAATAGCGTTGCAGCAGCTCGTGAAGGGGGGAATTCATAGCCGTTTTACTCGGCGAGTCGTCTCTGAATGAGGCCGAAGCGTCTATTTTCAGCCACTCGTTTAACACCCCCACCGGTGCGGCAGCCCCTCTCGGGCCGGGCAGTACCAGAACTTATCCTCCCAACTGACCTTAGGATTGCGGTTAAAGATCACTAAATGCGCCTCCTCCGCCCCACACCCATCGGCATAATCGAGCGTCTGCTGGCACCCTTCGGCCAGTAGTTGTTCTAAGTCGCCCCGTTGCAGCTTCAGCTCCACCACCACCCGCTGCACTTCGCCCCAGAAGCCCGCCGTTTCATCCACCGGCCACTCAATGATGAGATCGGTACGCCGCCGACCGAGGGCATATTCACGGTTAATGCGCCCGCCACCGTTGATAATCCGCTGCAAAAACGCCTGCATTAATAGCTGCGGCCCCGCCTCTTTGTAGTCAAACCGTTCAACCCAGCTCTCGGCGTTGTCGCGAAAAAAGTGCCGAAATCCGTGCAACAGTTTGACCATGTCGAGCCGTCGCTCGGCGGTGAGGTACCACTGCTGCTGTTGGTGGGTGATATTCTGCTGCATCACAATCGACAGCTCGCGTGGAATCACCTCTTGGTAGATGCGGTTGCTGATATGGATCATCGGGTGGCGCCGAATCAGCCCTAAATCTTCGCAATATTGCAGGTCATCGGCGGCTTGCTGGATGCTATCCCCCTCGCCCGCCACAATCGGTGCTATCACCCCATGCACGCGCGGTTCACACAGTTTGTCTGATAACTGATCGAGGTGGGTGGCGCGGGATTGGATCAGCCGCTCACGGGCGGCCTGATAGTGGCGTAGGGTGATGGGTTGGTGGCGGTCGCGGAGCTCTACCGCTTTCCAAGTCAGTTCGTGACCCAGTGCATTGACAAGCCACGGCTGTCCGGCGGTATCGAGCCACAGTTCGGCAAAAATCGCCTCTTCAAAGGGCTGGCCGGTCGCCTCAGTGTGCTGCTGATAGAGCTGACGGCATTCGACTTCGTTAAAGTTGCCCATCGTTAGGGATTCGGCTTTGATATTAAAGGCGCTGCCGCCGGTGATGATGTCGCCACTGCTCTGGTGGATGCGGTAATCTTTTAAGTCGCGCACGCCGCAGAGCAGCACCGAGTGGGGAAAGGCGTGCGGGCGTTGGGTATAACCGGTGCGCAGTTGCCGCAGCAGGGAGACTAGCGTATCGCCAATGAGGGCATCGACCTCATCCAGTAGCAGGACTATCGGACGGTCGCTGCGCTGGCACCAGAAATTGAGCAGGGCTTGTAGCTGCTGATGCGGTGTCTTTTCCGAACCCTCCTGTTTTAACCACGCCAGAAGCTGGTTGTCTCCCCGATCCATCGCCACGGTTTCCGCGATAGCCAGACAGATGGTTTTAATTCCTGCTCCCACATCATTGCGTGCGGTCTGCGCCGTTTCAATGTTGACATAGAGAGCACTATAACGCCCTTCCGCATTGAGCCGCTCGACCATCGCCAGCAGGGTGGTGGTTTTGCCGGTCTGGCGCGGCGCATGGAGCAGAAAGTAGCGCTGGCTGTCGATAAGATAGCTCAGCTCCGCCCAGTTGAGCCGCATAAGTGGCGGCAGGGTGTAGTTCAGCTCCGCCTTTTGCGGCCCAGCGGTGTTAAAAAATTTATCCATTCATCTCATCCTCTCTGTTTTTCACCTAACCGGTAGATGGTGGATAGCGCGACTCTAAAAAATATCGCGATCCGAGGCTGCTGCCAAGAATCCAGCCCATGGGTGCCATCCGTTCCGTCAATCGGGGCGATGAACAAGGCCGATTGGTTTAAGTATCGACAGCCGGCGCAGCGGCATTAACACCCCCATAAATGGGGCTGGTTCTCCCGTGCGGGGCAGTACCAGAGCTTCTCCTCCCAGCTCACTTTCGGGTCGCGGTTGAAGATAAGCAGATGCGACTCCTCGGCACCACAGCCGTCGGCATAGTCGAGGGTCTGGGTGATACCTTTGGCAATGAGCTCTTCTAAATCACCCCGTTGCAGTTTTAGCTCGACCACTATCCGCTGCACCGGCCCAAAGAAGCCCTGCGCCTCATCCAGCGACCACTCGATAGTGAGGTCGGTGCGCTTACGGCCTAAGGCATATTCGCGCTGAATCCGCCCGCCGCCGTTAATAATCCGCTGCAAAAAGGCCTGCATCAGCAGTTGCGGCCCCGCCTCTTTGTAGTCAAAGCGCTCAATCCAGCCCTCGGCGTTCTCACGGAAGAAGTGTTGGAAGGCTTTGAGGAGTTTGACCATATTCAGTCGCCGGTCGGGGTGGAGGTACCACACCTGCTCCTGATTGGCGATGGTGGTCTGGGTGATCCATGTCAGCTCACGCGGAATCACTTCGCGATAGATGCGATTGCTAATGCGCAGCGAGGGGCGCGACACCACTAAACCCAAATCTTCGCAATATTGGCGGTCATCCAGTGGAACCGGCTGCTCTAACTCATCCACCCCTGCCAGTAAGGGGGCAATCACTCGCCGCACCCGCTCCTCTTGCAGCTTGTGCGCTAACTGGTCGAGGTGGGTGGCGCGGGATTGAATCAGCCGCTCACGGGCGGCCTGATAGTGGCGTAGGGTGATGGGTTGGCGGCGGTCGCGGAGTCCCACCTCTTCCCAAGTCAGTTCGTGGCCAAGGGCATTGACAAGCCACGGCTGTCCGGCGGTGTCGAGCCACAACTCGGCAAAAATGCCCTCTTCAAAGGGCTGGCCGGTCGCTTCGGTGTGCTGCTGATAGAGTTGGCGGCATTCGATTTCGTTGAAATTGCCCATCGTGAGCGACTTAGCCTTAATGTTAAAGGCGCTGCCGCCGGTGATGATGTCGCCGCTGCTCTGGTGGATGCGGTAATCTTTTAAGTCGCGCACCCCACAGAGCAGCACCGAGTGGGGAAAGGCAAGGGGGCGCTGGGTGTAGCCGGTGCGCAGTTGCCGCAGCAGGGAGACCAGTGTATCGCCAATGAGGGCATCGACCTCATCTAATAGCAGGACTATCGGCTTAGGGTGGTGCAGGCTCCACCGCTCTAGCAGATTAAAGACCAGCCCGTGGTGACTCTCCCCATGGTGGGGCTGCGCCTCCAGCCAATCGAGCAGTGAGCTATCGTGCAATGTGAGACGTGCTGATCGGGCAATGGCATTGGCAACCGTATAGTTACCAATCGTGATCTGATTCCGCGCCGTCTGCGCCATTTCAATGTTGACATAGAGGGCACTATAACGCCCTTCCGCATTGAGCCGCTCGACCATCGCCAGCAGGGTGGTGGTTTTCCCCGTCTGGCGGGGGGCGTGGAGCAGAAAGTAGCGTTTTTGGTCAATCAGATGGTGAATCTCTGCCCAATGAACGCGCTGCATCGGGTCGAGCGTATAGTGATCGGCGGCAATCTGCGGCCCTGCGGTGTTAAAAAACTTCTCCACTCCTCTCATCCTCTCGGTTTTGCGCCTAAAACCGGCGGTTTGGCGCCGAACTGTAGCAGATAGCGATCCTGATTCTCCTCTCTAACCCGACCGATATCGGTTAGCGCGTAGTGGTTAAACACCATAAGGTAACTCCTGAACAGGTAAGTGAACGATTAGGTTAAGTATCGACAGCCGGCGCAGCGGCATTAACACCCCCATAAATGGGGCTGGTTCTCCCGTGCGGGGCAGTACCAGAGCTTCTCCTCCCAGCTCACTTTCGGGTCGCGGTTGAAGATAAGCAGATGCGACTCCTCGGCACCACAGCCGTCGGCATAGTCGAGGGTCTGGGTGATACCTTTGGCAATGAGCTCTTCTAAATCACCCCGTTGCAGTTTTAGCTCGACCACTATCCGCTGCACCGGCCCAAAGAAGCCCTGCGCCTCATCCAGCGACCACTCGATAGTGAGGTCGGTGCGCTTACGGCCTAAGGCATATTCGCGCTGAATCCGCCCGCCGCCGTTAATAATCCGCTGCAAAAAGGCCTGCATTAGCAGTTGCGGCCCCGCCTCTTTGTAGTCAAAGCGCTCTATCCAGCCCTCGGCGTTCTCACGGAAGAAGTGTTGGAAGGCTTTGAGGAGTTTGACCATATTCAGTCGCCGGTCGGGGTGGAGGTACCACACCTGCTCCTGATTGGCGATATGGTCTGGGTGAGCAAGGTCAGCTAACGCGAAATAACTTACACGATAGATGCGATTGCTAATGCGCAGCGAGGGGCGCGACACCACTAAACCCAAATCTTCGCAATATTGGCGGTCATCCGTGGAACCGGCTGCTCTAACTCATCCACCCCTGCCAGTAAGGGGCAATCACTCGCCGCACCCGCTCCTCTTGCAGCTTGTGCGCTAACTGGTCGAGGTGGGTGGCGCGGGATTGAATCAGCCGCTCACGGGCGGCCTGATAGTGTTGCAAGGTAATGGTTTGGCTGCGGTCGCGCAACGCCACCTCTTCCCAAGTCAGTTCGTGGCCGAGCGCATTGACAAGCCACGGCTGTCCGGCGGTGTCGAGCCACAGCTCGGCAAAAATGCCCTCTTCAAAGGGCTGGCCGGTCGCTTCGGTGTGCTGCTGATAGAGTTGGCGGCATTCGACTTCGTTGAAATTGCCCATCGTGAGCGACTTAGCCTTAATGTTAAAGGCGCTGCCGCCGGTGATAATCTCGCCGCTGCTCTGGTGGATGCGGTAATCTTTTAAGTCGCGCACGCCGCAGAGCAGCACCGAGTGGGGAAAGGCGTGCGGGCGCTGGGTGTAGCCGGTGCGCAGTTGGCGCAGCAGGGAGACTAGCGTATCGCCAATGAGGGCATCGACCTCATCCAGTAGCAGCACAATCGGACGGTCGCTGCGCTGGCACCAGAAATTGAGCAGGGCTTGTAGCTGCTGATGCGGTGTCTTTTCCGAACCCTCCTGTTTTAACCACGCCAGAAGTTGGTTGTCTCCCCGATCCATCGCCACAGTTTCCGCGATAGCCAGACAGATGGTTTTAATTCCTGCTCCCACATCATTGCGTGCGGTCTGCGCCGTTTCAATGTTGACATAGAGGGCACTATAACGCCCTTCCGCATTGAGCCGCTCGACCATCGCCAGCAGGGTGGTGGTCTTCCCCGTCTGGCGGGGGGCGTGGAGCAGAAAGTAGCGTTTTTGGTCAATCAGATGGTGAATCTCTGCCCAATGAACGCGCTGCATCGGGTCGAGCGTATAGTGATCGGCGGCAATCTGCGGCCCTGCGGTGTTAAAAAACTTCTCCACTCCTCTCATCCTCTCTGTTTTTCGCCTAAAACCGGCGGTTTGGCGCCGAACTGTAGCAGATAGCGATCCTGATTCTCTTCTCTAACCCGACCGATATCGGTTAGCGCGTAGTGGTTAAACACCATAAGGTAACTCCTGAACAGGTAAGTGAACGATTAGGTTAAGTATCGACAGCCGGTGCAGCGGCATTAACACCCCCATAAATGGGGCTGGTTCTCCCGTGCGGGGCAGTACCAGAGCTTCTCCTCCCAGCTCACTTTCGGGTCGCGGTTGAAGATAAGCAGATGCGACTCCTCGGCACCACAGCCGTCGGCATAGTCGAGGGTCTGGGTGATACCTTTGGCAATGAGCTCTTCTAAATCGCCCCGTTGCAGTTTTAGCTCGACCACTATCCGCTGCACCGGCCCAAAGAAGCCCTGCGCCTCATCCAGCGACCACTCGATAGTGAGGTCGGTGCGCTTACGGCCTAAGGCATATTCGCGCTGAATCCGCCCGCCGCCGTTAATAATCCGCTGCAAAAAGGCCTGCATTAGCAGTTGCGGCCCCGCCTCTTTGTAGTCAAAGCGCTCTATCCAGCTTTCGGCGTTCTCGCGGAAGAAGTGTTGGAAGGCTTTGAGGAGTTTGACCATGTCAAGCCGCCGCTCGGCGGTGAGGTACCACTGCTGCTGTTGGTGGGTGATGTTCTGCTGCATCACAATCGACAGCTCGCGTGGAATCACCTCTTGGTAGATGCGGTTGCTGATATGGACCATCGGGTGGCGCCGAATCAGCCCTAAATCTTCGCAATATTGCAGGTCATCGGCGGCTTGCTGGATGCTATCCCCTTCGCCCGCTACAATCGGTGCTATCACCCCATGCACGCGCGGTTCACACAGTTTGTCTGACAACTGATCGAGGTGGGTGGCGCGGGATTGAATCAGCCGCTCACAGGCGGCCTGATAGTGTTGCAAGGTAATGGTTTGGCTGCGGTCGCGCAACGCCACCTCTTCCCAGGTCAACTCATGGCCGAGCGCATTGACCAGCCACGGCTGTCCGGCGGTATCGAGCCACAACTCGGCAAAAATGCCCTCTTCAAAGGGCTGGCCGGTCGCCTCAGTGTGCTGCTGATAGAGTTGGCGGCATTCGACTTCGTTGAAATTGCCCATCGTGAGCGACTTAGCCTTAATGTTAAAGGCGCTGCCACCGGTGATAATGTCGCCGCTGCTCTGGTGGATGCGGTAATCTTTTAAGTCGCGCACGCCGCAGAGCAGCACCGAGTGGGGAAAGGCGTGCGGGCGTTGGGTGTAGCCGGTGCGCAGTTGGCGCAGCAGGGAGACTAGCGTATCGCCAATAAGGGCATCGACCTCATCGAGCAGCAGCACAATCGGCTTCGGGTGGTGCAGACTCCACTGCTCCAGTAGATTCAGAATCAGCCCATGGTTCTCCTCGTGATGGGTTTGCGCCTCCAGCCAGTGCAGCAGTGAATCGTCGCGCAGTGTGAGGCGTACCGTTCGGGCAATGGCATGGGCGATGGTGTAATGGCCAATCGCCACTTGATTTCGTGCCGTCTGCGCCGCTTCGATGTTGACATAGAGCGTGGTATAACGCCCCTCGGCGTTCAACTGTTCGACGATGGCCAGCAGGGTGGTGGTTTTCCCCGTCTGGCGGGGGGCGTGGAGCAGAAAGTAGCGTTTTTGGTCAATCAGATGGTGAATCTCTGCCCAATGAACGCGCTGCATCGGGTCGAGCGTATAGTGATCGGCGGCAATCTGCGGCCCTGCGGTGTTAAAAAACTTCTCCACTCCTCTCATCCTCTCGGTTTTGCGCCTAAAACCGGCGGTTTGGCGCCGAACTGTAGCAGATAGCGATCCTGATTCTCCTCTCTAACCCGACCGATATCGGTTAGCGCGTAGTGGTTAAACACCATAAGGTAACTCCTGAACAGGTAAGTGAACGATTAGGTTAAGTATCGACAGCCGGCGCAGCGGCATTAACACCCCCATAAATGGGGCTGGTTCTCCCGTGCGGGGCAGTACCAGAGCTTCTCCTCCCAGCTCACTTTCGGGTCGCGGTTGAAGATAAGCAGATGCGACTCCTCGGCACCACAGCCGTCGGCATAGTCGAGGGTCTGGGTGATACCTTTGGCAATGAGCTCTTCTAAATCACCCCGTTGCAGTTTTAGCTCGACCACTATCCGCTGCACCGGCCCAAAGAAGCCCTGCGCCTCATCCAGCGACCACTCGATAGTGAGGTCGGTGCGCTTACGGCCTAAGGCATATTCGCGCTGAATCCGCCCG carries:
- a CDS encoding menaquinone-dependent protoporphyrinogen IX dehydrogenase; protein product: MSKILIIFSTTDGHTQKICSRLQEIIENSNNQVTLSPISEADSIDLNSFDKIVIGASIRYGKHSPEIYKFINNNAQKFEHKPNAFFSVNVVARKPEKSQPNTNPYLQKFLAQITWKPKKLAVFAGKIEYQKYSFFDRLMIRLIMKVTHGPTDPKTNVEFTNWSQVDDFGQVINEM
- a CDS encoding ATP-binding protein, giving the protein MDKFFNTAGPQKAELNYTLPPLMRLNWAELSYLIDSQRYFLLHAPRQTGKTTTLLAMVERLNAEGRYSALYVNIETAQTARNDVGAGIKTICLAIAETVAMDRGDNQLLAWLKQEGSEKTPHQQLQALLNFWCQRSDRPIVLLLDEVDALIGDTLVSLLRQLRTGYTQRPHAFPHSVLLCGVRDLKDYRIHQSSGDIITGGSAFNIKAESLTMGNFNEVECRQLYQQHTEATGQPFEEAIFAELWLDTAGQPWLVNALGHELTWKAVELRDRHQPITLRHYQAARERLIQSRATHLDQLSDKLCEPRVHGVIAPIVAGEGDSIQQAADDLQYCEDLGLIRRHPMIHISNRIYQEVIPRELSIVMQQNITHQQQQWYLTAERRLDMVKLLHGFRHFFRDNAESWVERFDYKEAGPQLLMQAFLQRIINGGGRINREYALGRRRTDLIIEWPVDETAGFWGEVQRVVVELKLQRGDLEQLLAEGCQQTLDYADGCGAEEAHLVIFNRNPKVSWEDKFWYCPAREGLPHRWGC
- a CDS encoding ATP-binding protein is translated as MEKFFNTAGPQIAADHYTLDPMQRVHWAEIHHLIDQKRYFLLHAPRQTGKTTTLLAMVERLNAEGRYSALYVNIEMAQTARNQITIGNYTVANAIARSARLTLHDSSLLDWLEAQPHHGESHHGLVFNLLERWSLHHPKPIVLLLDEVDALIGDTLVSLLRQLRTGYTQRPLAFPHSVLLCGVRDLKDYRIHQSSGDIITGGSAFNIKAKSLTMGNFNEIECRQLYQQHTEATGQPFEEGIFAELWLDTAGQPWLVNALGHELTWEEVGLRDRRQPITLRHYQAARERLIQSRATHLDQLAHKLQEERVRRVIAPLLAGVDELEQPVPLDDRQYCEDLGLVVSRPSLRISNRIYREVIPRELTWITQTTIANQEQVWYLHPDRRLNMVKLLKAFQHFFRENAEGWIERFDYKEAGPQLLMQAFLQRIINGGGRIQREYALGRKRTDLTIEWSLDEAQGFFGPVQRIVVELKLQRGDLEELIAKGITQTLDYADGCGAEESHLLIFNRDPKVSWEEKLWYCPARENQPHLWGC
- a CDS encoding ATP-binding protein, with the translated sequence MEKFFNTAGPQIAADHYTLDPMQRVHWAEIHHLIDQKRYFLLHAPRQTGKTTTLLAIVEQLNAEGRYTTLYVNIEAAQTARNQVAIGHYTIAHAIARTVRLTLRDDSLLHWLEAQTHHEENHGLILNLLEQWSLHHPKPIVLLLDEVDALIGDTLVSLLRQLRTGYTQRPHAFPHSVLLCGVRDLKDYRIHQSSGDIITGGSAFNIKAKSLTMGNFNEVECRQLYQQHTEATGQPFEEGIFAELWLDTAGQPWLVNALGHELTWEEVALRDRSQTITLQHYQAACERLIQSRATHLDQLSDKLCEPRVHGVIAPIVAGEGDSIQQAADDLQYCEDLGLIRRHPMVHISNRIYQEVIPRELSIVMQQNITHQQQQWYLTAERRLDMVKLLKAFQHFFRENAESWIERFDYKEAGPQLLMQAFLQRIINGGGRIQREYALGRKRTDLTIEWSLDEAQGFFGPVQRIVVELKLQRGDLEELIAKGITQTLDYADGCGAEESHLLIFNRDPKVSWEEKLWYCPARENQPHLWGC